The Alosa sapidissima isolate fAloSap1 chromosome 8, fAloSap1.pri, whole genome shotgun sequence genome contains a region encoding:
- the LOC121715177 gene encoding proline rich transmembrane protein 1B produces the protein MDPDPTPPPAAPGPLLGVGSAPQGVIEPEDFLRSRPQLNPSPRPCPAHESEHVQTACPVLDTDSIQTSGTANDSESLRTAHSMIDSESLQTAHSMNDSENQRAVHSLTDTDSFQVAHALTDADSLHHVHRPYDTESNLTNQLTYDSASNQTINPSSDTDSNQTIHPPYPPPYPPHTHTHLPDRRLVDDCVAGGAQGDAPTTIHAPDLPHASEDPPPYSPPDPKLTYLIYPPPHYSGQAVMACQPTPNSPGFFQPQFMPSASYPPYAIYMNGSSLGEDQPPLPKDYLVESLLVTIFCCLMSGLVALMYSYETRAALARGDIRGGERASQKARLLVMFSLMFGVFVCVGWIIYAVIALCV, from the exons ATGGACCCTG accccacaccaccccctgCGGCTCCTGGCCCCCTCCTGGGGGTGGGATCTGCCCCTCAGGGGGTAATAGAACCTGAGGACTTCCTGCGCTCCAGGCCCCAGCTAAACCCAAGCCCACGCCCCTGCCCAGCTCACGAGTCCGAGCACGTCCAGACGGCCTGCCCTGTCCTCGACACAGACAGCATCCAGACATCAGGAACTGCAAACGACTCGGAGAGTCTCCGAACGGCTCACAGCATGATCGACTCGGAGAGTCTCCAAACGGCTCACAGCATGAACGACTCGGAGAATCAGAGAGCGGTCCATAGCCTCACTGACACAGATAGTTTCCAGGTGGCTCATGCCCTGACCGACGCTGACAGTCTCCATCACGTCCACCGACCCTATGACACTGAGAGCAACCTGACCAATCAGCTCACTTACGACAGCGCCAGCAACCAGACCATCAACCCCTCCTCAGACACCGACAGCAACCAGACCATACACCCACCCTATCCCCCGCCCTatcctccgcacacacacacacacctccctgacAGGCGGCTCGTGGACGATTGCGTTGCGGGGGGGGCGCAGGGCGACGCCCCTACCACCATCCACGCTCCAGACCTCCCACACGCCTCCGAAGACCCGCCACCCTACAGCCCCCCCGACCCAAAGCTGACGTACCTCATCTACCCCCCGCCCCACTACTCCGGCCAGGCCGTGATGGCCTGCCAGCCCACCCCGAACTCCCCCGGCTTCTTCCAGCCCCAGTTCATGCCTTCGGCCAGCTACCCGCCCTACGCCATC TACATGAATGGGTCATCCCTGGGGGAGGACCAGCCCCCCCTCCCTAAAGACTACCTGGTGGAGTCGCTGCTGGTCACCATCTTCTGCTGCCTGATGAGCGGACTGGTCGCCCTCATGTACTCCTACGAG ACACGGGCAGCCCTGGCGCGCGGTGACATCAGAGGCGGTGAGCGGGCGTCTCAGAAGGCTCGTTTGCTGGTGATGTTCAGCCTCatgtttggtgtgtttgtgtgcgtgggcTGGATCATATATGCGGTCATTGCTCTCTGTGTGTAG